A window of the Phycicoccus sp. M110.8 genome harbors these coding sequences:
- a CDS encoding bifunctional allantoicase/(S)-ureidoglycine aminohydrolase, with protein MTAATPPRYHVPTGGLPPQTQLTTDRAVFTEAYAVLPRGTMTDIVTSQLPFWEQTRLWVIARPLSGFAETFSQYIVEVQPGGGSDRPEGDPGAEGVLFVVGGTLTLTLDDTAHELAPGGYAFIPPGQRWTLHNTGDEAATFHWVRKAYQRVEGIDVPEAFVTNEADVEGGEMPDTDGAWTTQRFVDPMDVRHDMHVNIVNFEPGGAIPFPETHVMEHGLYVLEGKAVYLLNNDWVEVQEGDFMWLRAFCPQACYAGGPGRFRYLLYKDVNRHAVLSRQLL; from the coding sequence ATGACCGCCGCCACGCCGCCCCGGTACCACGTGCCCACGGGGGGCCTGCCGCCCCAGACGCAGCTGACGACCGACCGCGCGGTCTTCACCGAGGCCTACGCCGTCCTGCCACGCGGCACGATGACGGACATCGTGACCAGCCAGCTGCCGTTCTGGGAGCAGACGCGGCTGTGGGTGATCGCGCGCCCGCTGTCCGGGTTCGCCGAGACGTTCTCGCAGTACATCGTCGAGGTGCAGCCCGGCGGCGGCTCGGACCGCCCCGAGGGCGACCCGGGCGCCGAGGGCGTGCTCTTCGTCGTGGGCGGCACCCTGACGCTCACCCTCGACGACACCGCGCACGAGCTCGCGCCCGGTGGCTACGCGTTCATCCCGCCGGGCCAGCGCTGGACGCTGCACAACACCGGCGACGAGGCCGCGACCTTCCACTGGGTCCGCAAGGCCTACCAGCGGGTCGAGGGCATCGACGTGCCCGAGGCGTTCGTGACCAACGAGGCCGACGTCGAGGGTGGCGAGATGCCCGACACCGACGGCGCCTGGACCACCCAGCGCTTCGTCGACCCGATGGACGTGCGCCACGACATGCACGTCAACATCGTCAACTTCGAGCCCGGTGGGGCCATCCCCTTCCCCGAGACCCACGTCATGGAGCACGGCCTCTACGTCCTCGAGGGCAAGGCCGTCTACCTGCTCAACAACGACTGGGTCGAGGTGCAGGAGGGCGACTTCATGTGGTTGCGCGCGTTCTGCCCCCAGGCCTGCTATGCAGGAGGCCCTGGACGGTTCCGCTACCTGCTGTACAAGGACGTCAACCGGCACGCGGTGCTGAGCCGGCAGCTGCTCTGA
- a CDS encoding GntR family transcriptional regulator, producing the protein MTQPRRRSGIVGLLVRPEGYVSGPQVLSELRRVIASGEVPPGSPIPLDDVAAFFGVSLIPVREALKTLLGEGLLEHQPRLGYTVTQLSPAEIDELYVVRGALEAAALDAAVHNAGAADHERAARAHARMGEAVEAADAEGFQRASREFHMALLEPCRMPRLLHMLDIAWNVTEPVQTMMRVTDAERAHMRADHEEMLAAFVARDADRLRETAQAHHERLCAAVTRGGTGAPHQPPG; encoded by the coding sequence ATGACCCAGCCGCGGCGACGGTCGGGGATCGTCGGCCTGCTCGTGCGCCCCGAGGGGTACGTCTCGGGGCCGCAGGTCCTCTCCGAGCTGCGGCGGGTCATCGCCTCCGGTGAGGTGCCCCCGGGCAGCCCCATCCCGCTGGACGACGTCGCGGCGTTCTTCGGCGTCAGCCTCATCCCGGTGCGCGAGGCGCTCAAGACCCTCCTCGGGGAGGGCCTGCTCGAGCACCAGCCGCGACTCGGGTACACCGTCACCCAGCTCAGCCCCGCCGAGATCGACGAGCTCTACGTCGTCCGCGGTGCGCTCGAGGCCGCGGCGCTCGACGCGGCCGTCCACAACGCCGGCGCCGCCGACCACGAGCGCGCGGCCCGGGCGCACGCCCGCATGGGTGAGGCGGTCGAGGCCGCGGACGCCGAGGGCTTCCAGCGCGCGAGCCGCGAGTTCCACATGGCCCTGCTGGAGCCGTGCCGTATGCCGCGCCTGCTCCACATGCTCGACATCGCCTGGAACGTCACCGAGCCGGTCCAGACGATGATGCGGGTCACTGACGCGGAACGTGCCCACATGCGGGCGGACCACGAGGAGATGCTCGCGGCGTTCGTCGCCCGCGACGCTGACCGCCTGCGCGAGACGGCGCAGGCGCACCACGAGCGCCTGTGCGCCGCCGTGACGCGCGGTGGCACGGGCGCTCCGCACCAGCCCCCGGGCTGA
- a CDS encoding NCS1 family nucleobase:cation symporter-1: MTQIQQPLSESAADAAGFATHHGPHDHGAGTGLIKPSYDPRLANEDLAPLKDQNWSWYNIFAFWMSDVHSVGGYVTAGSLFALGLTSWQVFICLIVGITIVLGFCNLVAKPSQRTGVPYPVICRAVFGVLGANIPAIIRGLIAVAWYGIQTYLASASLDILLVRIWPNLEPYSNVAQHGFLGLSALGYVTFAILWVAQAAVFWTGMDTIRRFIDFAGPAVYVVMIALCVYLLSKAGWSVDLNLSNHTLSGTSVFTTMLAATALVVSYFSGPMLNFGDFSRYGKTFKAVKQGNFWGLPVNFVFFSLLTVLTAAATLPVYGKLITDPVETVGHIDNTYALVLAALTFATATIGINIVANFVSPAFDFSNVAPQKISWRMGGMIAAVGSVLLTPWNLYNNPETIHYTLDTLGAFIGPLFGVLIAHYYAVHKQRVCIDDLFTLDPSGAYHYKRGYNPPAIIATALAALCALAVVFVPGAKVLDDYSWFIGCGVGFVAYALIAPRMGVSDRVLDSKKCVK, from the coding sequence ATGACCCAGATCCAGCAGCCACTGAGCGAGTCCGCCGCCGACGCCGCCGGCTTCGCGACCCACCACGGCCCCCACGACCACGGGGCGGGCACGGGGCTGATCAAGCCCTCGTACGACCCCCGCCTGGCCAACGAGGACCTCGCACCCCTCAAGGACCAGAACTGGTCCTGGTACAACATCTTCGCGTTCTGGATGTCCGACGTGCACAGCGTCGGCGGCTACGTCACCGCCGGCAGCCTGTTCGCCCTCGGCCTCACGAGCTGGCAGGTCTTCATCTGCCTCATCGTCGGCATCACCATCGTGCTCGGCTTCTGCAACCTGGTCGCCAAGCCCAGCCAGCGCACCGGTGTCCCGTACCCGGTCATCTGCCGTGCAGTGTTCGGCGTCCTCGGCGCCAACATCCCCGCCATCATCCGCGGCCTCATCGCGGTCGCCTGGTACGGCATCCAGACCTACCTCGCGTCCGCCTCGCTCGACATCCTGCTCGTGCGGATCTGGCCCAACCTCGAGCCGTACTCCAACGTCGCGCAGCACGGTTTCCTCGGCCTCTCGGCCCTCGGTTACGTCACGTTCGCGATCCTGTGGGTCGCGCAGGCCGCGGTCTTCTGGACCGGCATGGACACCATCCGCCGGTTCATCGACTTCGCCGGACCGGCCGTCTACGTCGTGATGATCGCGCTGTGCGTCTACCTGCTGTCCAAGGCGGGCTGGAGCGTCGACCTCAACCTGTCGAACCACACGCTCTCCGGCACCTCGGTGTTCACGACGATGCTCGCCGCGACGGCGCTGGTCGTCTCCTACTTCTCCGGGCCGATGCTCAACTTCGGTGACTTCTCCCGCTACGGCAAGACCTTCAAGGCGGTCAAGCAGGGCAACTTCTGGGGCCTGCCGGTCAACTTCGTCTTCTTCTCGCTGCTGACCGTCCTCACCGCGGCGGCGACCCTGCCGGTCTACGGCAAGCTCATCACCGACCCGGTCGAGACCGTCGGCCACATCGACAACACCTACGCCCTCGTGCTCGCGGCACTGACCTTCGCGACCGCGACCATCGGCATCAACATCGTCGCCAACTTCGTCAGCCCCGCGTTCGACTTCTCCAACGTGGCGCCGCAGAAGATCAGCTGGCGGATGGGCGGCATGATCGCCGCCGTCGGGTCGGTGCTGCTCACCCCGTGGAACCTCTACAACAACCCCGAGACGATCCACTACACGCTGGACACCCTCGGCGCCTTCATCGGCCCGCTGTTCGGGGTGCTCATCGCGCACTACTACGCCGTGCACAAGCAGCGGGTCTGCATCGACGACCTCTTCACGCTCGACCCCTCCGGTGCCTACCACTACAAGCGCGGCTACAACCCGCCCGCCATCATCGCCACGGCCCTCGCGGCCCTGTGCGCCCTGGCCGTCGTCTTCGTCCCCGGCGCCAAGGTGCTCGACGACTACAGCTGGTTCATCGGGTGTGGTGTCGGCTTCGTGGCCTACGCCCTGATCGCCCCGCGGATGGGTGTCTCGGACCGCGTCCTCGACTCGAAGAAGTGCGTCAAGTGA
- a CDS encoding aspartate/glutamate racemase family protein, with translation MTIRISVVNPNTTQSMTALIEAEARRVAAPDTVVTGRTPAMGPASIESHYDEALAVPGLLQVVREDTEADAFVLACFGDPGLDAAREAASRPVIGIAEAAMKTASLLGRSFSVVTTLSRTVGRAWDLTRVYGLERQCAGVHACDIPVLELDEDRDRTYAVILSFAKTAMAQDGSDAVVLGCAGMAGLPELLTAELGVPVVDGVAAATVMAEGLVRLGLQPSTHGELAPPPPKAYTGILAGFGRG, from the coding sequence GTGACCATCCGGATCAGCGTGGTCAACCCCAACACCACGCAGTCGATGACCGCCCTGATCGAGGCGGAGGCCCGCAGGGTCGCCGCCCCCGACACGGTGGTGACGGGCCGGACGCCGGCGATGGGGCCGGCGTCGATCGAGAGCCACTACGACGAGGCGCTCGCAGTGCCCGGCCTGCTCCAGGTCGTCCGCGAGGACACCGAGGCCGACGCGTTTGTCCTGGCCTGCTTCGGGGACCCGGGTCTGGACGCCGCCCGCGAGGCGGCGTCCCGGCCGGTCATCGGGATCGCGGAGGCGGCGATGAAGACCGCATCGCTGCTCGGGCGCTCGTTCAGCGTCGTGACGACGCTGAGCCGGACCGTCGGCCGGGCGTGGGACCTCACCCGGGTCTACGGGCTGGAGCGGCAGTGCGCCGGCGTCCACGCCTGCGACATCCCCGTCCTCGAGCTCGACGAGGACCGCGACCGGACGTATGCCGTGATCCTCTCGTTCGCCAAGACGGCGATGGCCCAGGACGGCAGCGACGCGGTGGTGCTCGGCTGCGCGGGGATGGCCGGCCTGCCCGAGCTGCTCACCGCCGAGCTCGGTGTGCCGGTCGTCGACGGGGTGGCCGCCGCCACGGTGATGGCCGAGGGGCTGGTGCGGCTCGGCCTCCAGCCGTCGACGCACGGGGAGCTCGCGCCCCCGCCGCCCAAGGCGTACACCGGCATCCTCGCCGGCTTCGGCCGCGGCTGA
- a CDS encoding xanthine dehydrogenase small subunit yields MAANDGHGGGHQVTVNGGICSLQGTDPATNALDWLRGQGLTGAKEGCAEGECGACSVMVARPDGDGGTRWTAVNACLVPAAALDGQEVVTSEGLGTPEELHPVQREMAVRGGSQCGYCTPGFVCSMAAEFYRPDRTPTAAAEGDGQRAHDAGGDHECGPNGFDLHALSGNLCRCTGYRPIRDAAYALGTPEAGDPFAARVREPAPAAASTRLTGASGTYARPADLAEALGLLAERPDAVLVAGSTDWGVETNIRGSRAAFAIGIDRLPELRTLDVGDDVIEVGAALSLSEVERGLARRIPLLDQLFPQFASRLIRNGATIGGNLGTGSPIGDTPPALLALEAELVLASAGGERVVALADYFTGYRQTVREPGELIRAVRIPLPLSGVTAFHKVAKRRFDDISSVAVGFALDVVDGVVAKARIGLGGVAATPIRALATEAALEGRPWTRETARAAAAVMRTEGTPMDDHRASAAYRAATLGTALLKLHADTATPQEVGA; encoded by the coding sequence ATGGCTGCGAACGACGGACACGGCGGCGGACACCAGGTCACGGTCAACGGGGGGATCTGCTCGCTGCAGGGCACCGACCCGGCGACCAACGCCCTGGACTGGCTGCGCGGCCAGGGGCTCACCGGAGCCAAGGAGGGCTGCGCCGAGGGCGAGTGCGGCGCCTGCTCGGTGATGGTGGCCCGCCCCGACGGGGATGGCGGCACCCGCTGGACCGCTGTCAACGCCTGCCTCGTCCCGGCCGCCGCCCTCGACGGCCAGGAGGTCGTCACCTCCGAGGGCCTGGGCACTCCTGAGGAGCTCCACCCCGTGCAGCGGGAGATGGCGGTGCGCGGTGGCTCGCAGTGCGGCTACTGCACCCCCGGATTCGTCTGCAGCATGGCCGCCGAGTTCTACCGGCCCGACCGGACGCCCACGGCGGCGGCGGAGGGCGACGGCCAGCGTGCGCACGACGCGGGTGGCGACCACGAGTGCGGGCCGAACGGGTTCGACCTGCACGCCCTGTCCGGCAACCTGTGCCGCTGCACCGGGTACCGGCCGATCCGCGACGCGGCCTATGCCCTCGGCACCCCGGAGGCGGGCGACCCCTTCGCCGCCCGGGTCCGCGAGCCCGCTCCCGCCGCGGCCTCCACCCGGCTGACCGGTGCCAGCGGCACCTACGCCCGCCCGGCCGACCTCGCCGAGGCGCTGGGACTGCTCGCCGAGCGCCCGGACGCCGTCCTGGTCGCCGGCTCGACCGACTGGGGCGTGGAGACGAACATCCGCGGCTCACGGGCTGCCTTCGCCATCGGGATCGACCGGCTGCCCGAGCTGCGCACCCTCGACGTCGGCGACGACGTCATCGAGGTCGGCGCGGCCCTGAGCCTGTCCGAGGTCGAGCGCGGGCTCGCCCGACGGATCCCGTTGCTGGACCAGCTCTTCCCGCAGTTCGCCTCGCGGCTCATCCGCAACGGCGCCACCATCGGCGGCAACCTCGGCACCGGCTCGCCGATCGGCGACACCCCACCGGCCCTGCTGGCCCTCGAGGCCGAGCTCGTGCTCGCCTCCGCCGGTGGGGAGCGGGTCGTCGCCCTCGCCGACTACTTCACCGGCTACCGCCAGACCGTCCGCGAGCCCGGCGAGCTGATCCGAGCGGTGCGGATCCCGTTGCCGCTCAGCGGGGTCACCGCCTTCCACAAGGTCGCCAAGCGTCGGTTCGACGACATCTCCAGCGTCGCCGTCGGGTTCGCCCTCGACGTCGTCGACGGGGTGGTGGCCAAGGCCCGCATCGGCCTGGGCGGGGTCGCCGCGACGCCCATCCGCGCCCTGGCCACCGAGGCCGCCCTCGAGGGCCGGCCCTGGACCCGTGAGACGGCGCGCGCCGCCGCGGCGGTGATGCGCACCGAGGGGACACCGATGGACGACCACCGCGCCAGCGCGGCATACCGGGCGGCGACCCTCGGCACCGCCCTGCTCAAGCTCCATGCCGACACCGCGACCCCGCAGGAGGTGGGGGCATGA
- the xdhB gene encoding xanthine dehydrogenase molybdopterin binding subunit, with amino-acid sequence MTTHTTSTDTTSTDTTATAGSPLSRRPANPIVGESIPHEAAALHVTGQALYTDDLVGRMPGALHAHPVQAPHAHARVTRLDVAPALAVPGVVRVLTADDVPGVNDAGVKHDEPLFPSEVMFFGHSVCWVLGETLEAARLGSLAVEVEYEPLPSLVTVTEAIAAESFQGGQPTMERGEVDAAFESAPHVFSGEFEFAGQEHFYLETHCSLAQVDENGQVFVQCSTQHPTETQDIVAHVLGLPSHAVTVQCLRMGGGFGGKEMQPHGYAAIAALGATLTGRPVRLRLSRAQDMTMSGKRHGFHAQWRVAFDDDGMLQALDATLTSDGGWSLDLSEPVLARALCHIDNAYWIPNVRVNGRIAKTHKTSQTAFRGFGGPQGMLVTEDILGRCAPLLGIDAADLRRRNFYRDGQSTPYGQPVRHPERAGWCWDQVVESGDLAARWREVAAWNEAHEHTKRGLAITPVKFGISFNFTAFNQAGALVHVYKDGSVLINHGGTEMGQGLHTKMLQVAATALGVPLSMVRLAPTRTDKVPNTSATAASSGADLNGGAVKDACEQILERLRPLREDPANAGLSWPELVSKAYFQRVQLWAAGFYRTEGLHWDSSVMHGSPFKYFAYGAAAAEVEVDGFTGAYRLRRVDIVHDVGDSLSPLVDIGQVEGGFVQGTGWLTLEDLRWDESDRPTRGRLATQAASTYKLPSLSEMPEVFNVALLERAHEDGAVYGSKAVGEPPLMLAFSVREALRQAAAAFGPAGTSVDLASPATPEAVFWAVEEARGGAEPPHMTPMREGAPGDVPDQPGDGAPRLRPHSERVAEPAGQTGA; translated from the coding sequence ATGACCACCCACACCACGAGCACCGACACGACGAGCACCGACACGACGGCCACCGCGGGCAGCCCGCTGTCCCGCCGCCCGGCCAACCCCATCGTGGGGGAGTCGATCCCGCACGAGGCGGCGGCCCTGCACGTCACGGGTCAGGCGCTCTACACCGACGACCTCGTCGGCCGCATGCCCGGAGCGCTCCACGCCCACCCCGTCCAGGCGCCGCACGCCCACGCGCGGGTCACCCGGCTCGACGTGGCGCCCGCGCTCGCGGTCCCGGGGGTCGTGCGCGTGCTCACCGCCGACGACGTGCCGGGCGTCAACGACGCCGGGGTCAAGCACGACGAGCCGCTGTTCCCGTCCGAGGTCATGTTCTTCGGGCACTCGGTCTGCTGGGTCCTCGGCGAGACGCTGGAGGCCGCGCGGCTGGGGTCGCTCGCGGTCGAGGTCGAGTACGAGCCGCTCCCGTCGCTCGTCACCGTGACGGAAGCCATTGCGGCAGAGAGCTTCCAGGGCGGGCAGCCGACGATGGAGCGCGGCGAGGTCGATGCCGCGTTCGAGAGCGCCCCGCACGTCTTCAGCGGCGAGTTCGAGTTCGCCGGCCAGGAGCACTTCTACCTCGAGACGCACTGCTCGCTGGCGCAGGTCGACGAGAACGGCCAGGTCTTCGTCCAGTGCAGCACCCAGCACCCCACCGAGACCCAGGACATCGTCGCGCACGTCCTCGGGCTGCCGAGCCACGCCGTGACGGTGCAGTGCCTGCGCATGGGCGGCGGCTTCGGGGGCAAGGAGATGCAGCCGCACGGGTATGCCGCGATCGCGGCCCTGGGCGCGACCCTCACCGGCCGCCCGGTGCGGCTGCGGCTGTCGCGGGCGCAGGACATGACGATGTCGGGCAAGCGCCACGGCTTCCACGCCCAGTGGCGCGTCGCGTTCGACGACGACGGCATGCTGCAGGCTCTCGACGCGACCCTGACGAGCGACGGCGGGTGGAGCCTCGACCTGTCCGAGCCGGTGCTGGCCCGCGCGCTGTGCCACATCGACAACGCCTACTGGATCCCCAACGTCCGCGTGAACGGCCGGATCGCCAAGACGCACAAGACGTCCCAGACGGCGTTCCGCGGGTTCGGCGGACCGCAGGGCATGCTCGTGACCGAGGACATCCTCGGTCGCTGCGCACCCCTGCTCGGCATCGACGCGGCCGACCTGCGCCGGCGCAACTTCTACCGCGACGGCCAGAGCACCCCCTACGGCCAGCCGGTCCGGCACCCCGAGCGGGCGGGCTGGTGCTGGGACCAGGTCGTCGAGTCCGGTGACCTCGCCGCCCGCTGGCGAGAGGTGGCGGCATGGAACGAGGCGCACGAGCACACCAAGCGCGGGCTGGCCATCACGCCGGTGAAGTTCGGGATCTCCTTCAACTTCACCGCCTTCAACCAGGCCGGCGCCCTCGTCCACGTCTACAAGGACGGCTCGGTGCTCATCAACCACGGTGGCACCGAGATGGGCCAGGGCCTGCACACCAAGATGCTCCAGGTCGCGGCCACGGCCCTCGGCGTCCCGCTGTCGATGGTGCGGCTCGCGCCGACCCGCACCGACAAGGTGCCGAACACCTCGGCCACGGCGGCGAGCTCCGGCGCCGACCTCAACGGCGGTGCGGTCAAGGACGCCTGCGAGCAGATCCTCGAGCGGCTGCGGCCGCTGCGCGAGGACCCGGCCAACGCCGGGCTCTCGTGGCCCGAGCTGGTGAGCAAGGCGTACTTCCAGCGGGTCCAGCTCTGGGCGGCGGGGTTCTACCGCACCGAGGGCCTGCACTGGGATTCCTCGGTCATGCACGGGTCGCCGTTCAAGTACTTCGCCTACGGGGCGGCCGCGGCCGAGGTCGAGGTCGACGGGTTCACCGGCGCCTACCGGCTGCGGCGGGTCGACATCGTCCACGACGTCGGCGACAGCCTCTCGCCGCTGGTCGACATCGGCCAGGTCGAGGGCGGGTTCGTCCAGGGCACCGGCTGGCTGACCCTGGAGGACCTGCGCTGGGACGAGTCCGACCGCCCGACGCGGGGCCGGCTGGCGACGCAGGCGGCGAGCACCTACAAGCTGCCGAGCCTGTCGGAGATGCCCGAGGTGTTCAACGTCGCGCTGCTCGAGCGGGCCCACGAGGACGGCGCCGTCTACGGTTCCAAGGCCGTCGGCGAGCCCCCGCTCATGCTGGCCTTCTCGGTGCGCGAGGCGCTGCGCCAGGCGGCGGCCGCGTTCGGGCCGGCCGGCACCAGCGTCGACCTCGCCTCGCCCGCCACGCCGGAGGCCGTCTTCTGGGCGGTCGAGGAGGCGCGCGGCGGTGCCGAGCCGCCGCACATGACCCCCATGCGCGAGGGTGCGCCCGGCGACGTGCCGGACCAGCCCGGCGACGGGGCCCCGCGGCTGCGGCCGCACTCCGAGCGGGTCGCCGAGCCCGCCGGCCAGACGGGAGCCTGA
- the xdhC gene encoding xanthine dehydrogenase accessory protein XdhC, producing the protein MSWVRAVERLRRERRAGVLVTLVSVRGHSPREAGAKMVVAADATWASIGGGNLEATAVTRARAMLADGARVPEQLELALNERAPVEHGQQCCGGEVVVLLEPLAVVPAVAVFGMGHVGLELARVLARHDLELHLVDSRADQLEPARLRALDDAVARVHVHHAPVPELVLGQVPPGTHVLVMTHDHAEDAALCDAALRCGHLGSVGLIGSSAKWRRFAKRLAAEGHSPQDLERIHTPIGIPSLAGKEPAVIAVAVAAELLESFAAERAEVSR; encoded by the coding sequence GTGTCGTGGGTCCGGGCCGTCGAGCGGCTGCGGCGCGAGCGACGGGCGGGGGTCCTGGTGACACTCGTGTCCGTGCGCGGGCACTCGCCCCGCGAGGCCGGCGCCAAGATGGTGGTCGCCGCCGATGCGACCTGGGCCAGCATCGGGGGCGGCAACCTGGAGGCCACCGCGGTCACGCGCGCCCGCGCCATGCTCGCCGATGGCGCCCGCGTCCCGGAGCAGCTCGAGCTGGCGCTCAACGAGCGGGCCCCCGTCGAGCACGGCCAGCAGTGCTGCGGCGGCGAGGTGGTCGTCCTGCTGGAGCCGCTGGCCGTCGTCCCGGCCGTGGCGGTCTTCGGGATGGGGCACGTCGGGCTCGAGCTGGCCCGCGTGCTCGCCCGGCACGACCTCGAGCTGCACCTGGTCGACTCGCGCGCCGACCAGCTCGAGCCGGCCCGGCTCCGCGCGCTCGACGACGCCGTGGCCCGGGTGCACGTCCACCACGCCCCCGTGCCCGAGCTGGTCCTCGGCCAGGTCCCGCCCGGCACGCACGTGCTCGTCATGACCCACGACCACGCCGAGGACGCCGCCCTGTGCGATGCCGCGCTGCGCTGCGGGCACCTGGGCTCGGTCGGGCTGATCGGCTCGTCGGCGAAGTGGCGCCGGTTCGCCAAGCGCCTTGCCGCAGAGGGTCATTCGCCCCAGGACCTCGAGCGCATCCACACGCCGATCGGCATACCCTCGCTCGCCGGCAAGGAGCCCGCCGTCATCGCCGTCGCCGTCGCGGCCGAGCTGCTCGAGTCGTTCGCGGCGGAGCGTGCGGAGGTGTCCCGGTGA
- a CDS encoding guanine deaminase has protein sequence MIIRATVLDTPTDPFAGGELRSEEDCGLLVEHGVITARGPFAEVRAAHREEEVLDLREGMVLPGLVDTHVHFPQVRVIGGLGMPLLDWLDQCALPEEIRMREVDYARGVARDFVTGLVDAGTTTALVFGSHFASAVDVMFEAADLWGLRVATGLVTSDRILPEPLLTTPERAHEEARGLAARWHGKGRLRYAVTPRFSLSASDALLESCAATMSELEGALFTSHVNENLREIEEVGALFDGASYVDTYDRHGLVGRRSVLAHNVHPTDAELATLAARDASVAHCPTSNAALGSGLFPLRRHVEAGVRVGMGSDVGAGTGFSMLKEGLQAYFMQRLLADEGLPLTSAHLLWLCTAAGAQALGLDDEVGDLSVGKQFDAVWLLPEAGDPLAVGLGNAKSPLDALSKVFALGTTSDVAGVWVGGDQIAASRWRMPPRR, from the coding sequence GTGATCATCCGCGCGACCGTCCTCGACACCCCGACGGACCCGTTCGCCGGTGGGGAGCTGCGCTCGGAGGAGGACTGCGGCCTGCTCGTCGAGCACGGCGTCATCACGGCCCGCGGGCCGTTCGCCGAGGTCCGCGCCGCCCACCGCGAGGAGGAGGTGCTCGACCTGCGCGAGGGCATGGTCCTGCCCGGGCTCGTGGACACCCACGTCCACTTCCCGCAGGTGCGCGTCATCGGCGGTCTCGGCATGCCGCTGCTCGACTGGCTCGACCAGTGCGCCCTGCCGGAGGAGATCCGGATGCGCGAGGTCGACTACGCCCGCGGCGTGGCCCGCGACTTCGTCACCGGCCTGGTCGACGCCGGCACCACCACGGCCCTCGTCTTCGGCTCGCACTTCGCGTCGGCCGTCGACGTCATGTTCGAGGCCGCGGACCTCTGGGGGCTGCGCGTCGCGACGGGCCTGGTCACCTCCGACCGCATCCTGCCCGAGCCGCTGCTCACCACGCCCGAGCGGGCGCACGAGGAGGCGCGCGGCCTCGCCGCCCGCTGGCACGGCAAGGGCCGCCTGCGGTATGCCGTGACGCCGCGGTTCTCGCTGTCGGCGAGCGACGCCCTGCTCGAGTCGTGCGCCGCGACGATGTCCGAGCTCGAGGGTGCGCTGTTCACCTCCCACGTCAACGAGAACCTCCGCGAGATCGAGGAGGTCGGTGCGCTGTTCGACGGGGCGTCCTACGTCGACACCTACGACCGCCACGGCCTCGTGGGGCGCCGCTCCGTCCTGGCGCACAACGTGCACCCGACCGACGCCGAGCTCGCCACGCTGGCGGCCAGAGACGCGTCCGTGGCCCACTGCCCGACGAGCAACGCAGCCCTGGGCTCGGGGCTGTTCCCGCTCCGGCGGCACGTCGAGGCGGGTGTGCGGGTCGGGATGGGCTCGGACGTCGGCGCCGGCACCGGGTTCTCGATGCTCAAGGAGGGGCTACAGGCGTACTTCATGCAGCGGCTGCTGGCCGACGAGGGCCTGCCGCTCACGTCCGCGCACCTGCTGTGGCTGTGCACCGCGGCGGGGGCGCAGGCGCTCGGTCTGGACGACGAGGTCGGCGACCTGTCGGTGGGCAAGCAGTTCGACGCGGTCTGGCTGCTGCCGGAGGCGGGTGACCCGCTCGCCGTCGGCCTCGGCAACGCCAAGTCGCCGCTCGACGCCCTGTCCAAGGTGTTCGCGCTCGGGACGACCTCGGACGTCGCGGGGGTGTGGGTCGGCGGCGACCAGATCGCCGCGAGCCGCTGGCGGATGCCGCCCCGCCGCTGA